A genomic segment from Flavobacterium inviolabile encodes:
- a CDS encoding glycosyltransferase family 4 protein gives MKKLLYIGNKLAVHGHNPTTVDTLSVLFANEGYHVVSASSRNNKVVRILDMLATLFRHAKTTDFVIIDTYSTANFWYAFLVSQCCRILKCRYIPFLHGGNLPERLSKSPRWCRMIFNNAYRNVAPSLYLKQIFEDFKVPNVSYIPNVIELKEYDFKERIGLKPRLLWVRAFADIYNPKMAVAVLSELQKKYPEVSLCMVGPEKDGSLAATKQYAEAKKVTVQFTGRLTKKEWTGLAPDFDIFISTTHFDNTPVSVLEAMALGMPVVATNVGGIPYLLTHDIDAQLVGDNAVTEMTEAIVKLIENPDFAREQTKNAYRKIIAFDWTEVKKQWDNLLNNH, from the coding sequence ATGAAAAAACTGTTGTACATAGGGAATAAACTGGCGGTTCACGGACATAATCCGACAACGGTAGATACCCTTTCGGTACTTTTTGCTAATGAAGGCTATCATGTTGTGAGTGCTTCCTCCCGAAACAATAAAGTAGTGCGCATTCTGGACATGCTGGCAACCTTATTCAGGCATGCTAAAACAACCGATTTTGTAATTATCGATACCTATAGCACTGCTAACTTCTGGTATGCTTTTCTGGTGAGCCAGTGCTGCAGAATTTTAAAATGCCGGTACATACCGTTTCTGCATGGCGGCAATCTGCCGGAAAGACTCAGTAAAAGTCCCCGGTGGTGCAGGATGATCTTCAATAATGCCTATAGAAACGTAGCACCATCGCTATATTTAAAGCAAATATTTGAAGATTTTAAAGTTCCCAATGTAAGCTATATCCCTAACGTTATCGAACTTAAGGAGTATGACTTTAAAGAACGAATCGGTTTGAAACCAAGGTTGCTTTGGGTAAGAGCTTTTGCGGATATCTATAACCCTAAAATGGCTGTAGCCGTCCTTAGTGAACTGCAAAAAAAATATCCGGAAGTATCGCTTTGTATGGTTGGGCCGGAAAAAGACGGAAGTTTAGCAGCAACAAAGCAATATGCGGAAGCAAAAAAAGTAACGGTTCAGTTTACCGGTAGGCTTACTAAAAAAGAATGGACCGGTTTGGCACCGGACTTTGATATTTTTATTTCAACAACACATTTTGATAACACACCGGTTAGCGTTCTGGAAGCAATGGCTTTAGGAATGCCGGTTGTTGCAACGAATGTTGGGGGGATACCATATTTGTTAACTCATGATATTGATGCTCAGTTGGTTGGCGATAATGCAGTAACGGAAATGACCGAAGCAATTGTTAAGCTGATCGAAAATCCTGATTTTGCCCGGGAGCAAACTAAAAATGCCTACCGGAAAATAATAGCATTTGATTGGACAGAAGTGAAAAAGCAATGGGATAACTTGCTTAATAATCATTAA
- a CDS encoding exopolysaccharide biosynthesis polyprenyl glycosylphosphotransferase, with amino-acid sequence MNAKKIHFEISERKVLLRLIDVVAVLLALYLSEYFFEFHYFSFERPSVGSMLFLAIYINLFGTIFEMYNLQVASNQYQVVKSIILTTFVTVFFYLLTPIFTPILPSNRLQIVYFFLAVLISLFAWRFFYLHFLASHRFVKNVIFVCNRDEIEQLAQELGKADPHYQIIGYVPTDVSGEKQSVFYKEVALPELENFVNRHSVAEVVIGFRETETIAPDLYQELLYLLEKGVTIREYTQVYEHSTQRLPILQDTKDFYKFFPFSRSNQNKLYLYIVRIFEILFSLIGIIFGIVLIPIVYIGNSIGNRGPLFYTQERVGKNGVPFLIYKFRSMIQNAESNGAVFAKANDVRITPFGKFLRRSRIDEFPQFINILKGDMAVIGPRPERPVFVKKISETMPFYETRHVIKPGLTGWAQVNYSYGESLEDSLVKLQYDLYYIKHRSIFLDVNIVIKTLSTVLFYRGQ; translated from the coding sequence ATGAATGCAAAGAAAATACATTTCGAAATTTCGGAGCGTAAGGTATTACTGCGTTTAATAGATGTTGTTGCTGTTTTACTGGCACTATATCTTTCAGAGTATTTTTTCGAATTCCATTATTTCTCTTTCGAAAGGCCATCGGTAGGTTCGATGCTTTTCCTGGCAATATACATTAACCTTTTCGGAACAATTTTCGAAATGTATAATTTACAGGTGGCAAGTAACCAGTATCAGGTGGTAAAGAGTATCATTCTGACAACCTTTGTAACCGTCTTTTTTTACCTGCTAACGCCCATTTTTACTCCCATTCTCCCGTCTAACCGTTTGCAGATTGTATACTTCTTTCTGGCAGTACTGATCAGCCTTTTTGCCTGGCGTTTTTTCTACCTGCACTTTCTCGCTTCACACCGCTTTGTTAAGAATGTAATATTTGTCTGCAACCGTGATGAAATAGAACAACTAGCACAGGAACTGGGAAAAGCCGATCCGCACTATCAGATAATAGGCTATGTGCCTACTGATGTTTCCGGTGAGAAACAATCTGTTTTCTATAAAGAAGTCGCGTTACCCGAACTGGAAAATTTTGTAAACAGGCATTCCGTTGCCGAAGTGGTTATCGGTTTCAGAGAGACAGAAACCATTGCCCCGGATTTGTATCAGGAACTTTTGTACCTGCTGGAAAAAGGAGTGACCATAAGAGAATATACACAGGTTTACGAACACTCCACCCAGCGCTTGCCAATACTTCAGGACACTAAGGACTTTTATAAGTTTTTCCCTTTTAGCCGCAGCAATCAGAATAAACTATACTTATATATAGTAAGGATATTTGAAATACTGTTCTCGCTGATCGGTATAATATTTGGGATTGTATTAATCCCGATAGTCTATATCGGAAACAGTATTGGTAACAGAGGACCGCTTTTCTATACGCAGGAAAGAGTCGGTAAAAACGGGGTTCCTTTCCTGATTTATAAATTCCGATCCATGATTCAGAATGCAGAATCAAACGGAGCTGTTTTTGCAAAGGCAAATGATGTTCGGATTACTCCTTTCGGGAAGTTTTTAAGAAGATCCCGTATTGACGAATTTCCCCAGTTTATCAATATCCTTAAAGGCGATATGGCGGTAATCGGTCCCAGACCGGAGCGGCCGGTTTTTGTAAAGAAAATTTCAGAAACCATGCCTTTTTATGAAACAAGACATGTTATCAAACCGGGACTAACCGGTTGGGCACAGGTAAATTATTCCTATGGGGAAAGCCTTGAAGACAGTCTGGTAAAACTCCAGTATGACTTATACTACATCAAACACAGAAGTATCTTTTTAGACGTCAATATCGTGATCAAAACATTGAGCACGGTGTTGTTCTACAGAGGGCAATAA
- a CDS encoding lipoprotein N-acyltransferase Lnb domain-containing protein: protein MRSFIFSIVTVLLLFSQKGSAQTNLLLPEQTEISLLTCGSGTQLHSLFGHTALRIHNTVNGVDVVFNYGAFDFGTPNFYWKFVKGDLQYFVATGSYEEFVQQYQYENRSIHEQKLSLTLAQKQQLTANLIAVLSSDKKYYTYKFIDRNCTSMVEDLLNGVTEHKINTAVPDTQKDYRTILNSYLVNNFYEKLGINLIFGYKVDKQSDQLFLPSELMEGVSKTKNFGNPLSQETTTVFQQEATGSAASVWNNIYTFIAVMLLFAYFSNKKPVLIFYLLLMGLLGLFFALVGFYSFHEELLLNYNTLLINPLLLLVLLFQIRKNTKWLTISIYTCLTLIGCYTVFILNKAHLTIMLPIILTTSFILIRLLRKEVK, encoded by the coding sequence ATGCGCTCTTTTATATTCTCCATCGTAACCGTTTTACTTCTTTTTTCACAAAAGGGTTCGGCTCAGACCAATTTACTGCTTCCGGAACAAACGGAAATCAGTTTACTAACCTGCGGTTCGGGTACGCAATTACACTCACTTTTCGGGCATACTGCTCTTCGTATTCACAATACCGTAAATGGCGTTGATGTGGTTTTTAATTATGGTGCCTTCGATTTTGGCACTCCTAATTTTTACTGGAAGTTTGTAAAAGGTGATTTGCAGTATTTTGTAGCCACCGGCTCTTATGAGGAATTTGTACAGCAATACCAATATGAGAATCGTTCCATTCATGAGCAAAAGCTTTCCCTGACGCTGGCGCAAAAGCAGCAGCTGACCGCAAATCTGATAGCCGTACTTTCGTCCGATAAAAAATATTACACCTATAAGTTCATCGATCGCAATTGTACTTCTATGGTCGAGGATCTTCTCAATGGTGTTACAGAGCACAAAATCAACACTGCCGTTCCGGATACTCAAAAGGATTACAGAACGATCTTAAACAGCTATCTTGTCAATAATTTTTATGAAAAACTGGGCATCAATCTGATTTTCGGATACAAAGTCGACAAGCAGTCGGATCAGTTATTTCTTCCTTCCGAATTAATGGAAGGCGTATCGAAAACCAAAAACTTCGGAAATCCGTTATCGCAGGAAACGACAACCGTTTTCCAGCAGGAAGCAACCGGAAGTGCCGCTTCCGTATGGAACAATATCTATACTTTTATCGCTGTAATGCTGCTTTTTGCTTACTTTTCAAACAAAAAACCGGTACTTATCTTCTATTTATTACTAATGGGCCTTTTAGGACTATTTTTTGCTTTGGTAGGGTTCTATTCTTTCCATGAAGAGTTATTGCTGAATTACAACACGCTTCTGATAAATCCTTTATTGCTTTTGGTATTGCTCTTCCAGATCAGAAAGAATACAAAATGGTTAACGATCAGTATCTATACCTGTCTGACTCTTATTGGCTGCTATACCGTTTTTATACTCAATAAAGCACATTTAACGATCATGCTGCCTATAATACTGACAACATCTTTTATTTTGATCCGGTTACTGAGAAAAGAGGTTAAATAA
- a CDS encoding putative type IX sorting system protein PorV2 — translation MKKTLLLFFFSFHLLSYSQAVRKYSNEFMNIGVDAAALGMANAVVGHTADVNSGYWNPAGLLKVDGKQISLMHANYFANIAQYDYAGFAMKIDERSALGVSLIRFGVDDILNTTQLIDSQGNIDYNRISLFSAADYGVTFSYARSLPLDGFNYGVNAKIIRRIIGDFASSWGFGFDLGIQYEKNDWKIGLMVRDITTTYNVWTIDEDEFNKIKDAVPGENQEPPETTEITLPKMQLGLSKKFIIRYDYSILAATQLNMRFARTNDIISTNAVSIDPAAGFEFGYTDLVFLRAGVGNFQNVKQIDNSEKLNFQPNLGLGFKYKGIQVDYALTDIGDQSAALYSNIFSLKVDLGIFSR, via the coding sequence TTGAAAAAAACCTTATTACTTTTCTTTTTTTCTTTTCATCTCCTTTCTTATAGTCAGGCCGTTAGAAAGTATTCGAATGAGTTTATGAATATTGGTGTTGACGCTGCAGCATTAGGAATGGCGAATGCCGTTGTAGGACATACGGCAGATGTTAACTCCGGCTACTGGAACCCGGCAGGTTTACTAAAAGTTGACGGCAAACAGATCAGCCTGATGCACGCGAATTATTTTGCCAACATTGCCCAATACGATTATGCCGGCTTTGCCATGAAAATTGACGAACGAAGTGCTTTGGGAGTTTCCTTAATCCGCTTTGGGGTTGATGACATTTTAAATACCACACAATTAATAGACAGCCAGGGAAATATTGACTACAATCGTATCAGCCTTTTTTCGGCTGCCGATTACGGCGTAACGTTTTCCTATGCCAGATCGCTTCCTTTAGACGGTTTTAATTATGGTGTGAATGCCAAAATTATCCGCCGTATTATTGGTGATTTTGCCAGTTCATGGGGTTTTGGATTTGATTTGGGGATTCAGTATGAAAAAAACGACTGGAAAATCGGGTTAATGGTTCGCGATATCACTACCACGTATAATGTGTGGACAATTGATGAAGACGAGTTTAACAAGATTAAAGATGCCGTACCGGGAGAAAACCAGGAACCGCCGGAAACGACCGAGATAACATTACCCAAAATGCAGCTGGGACTTTCCAAGAAATTCATCATCCGTTATGATTACAGCATTCTGGCCGCCACGCAGCTAAACATGCGTTTCGCCAGAACCAATGATATTATTTCCACAAATGCCGTGAGTATCGATCCGGCAGCCGGTTTTGAATTCGGCTATACCGATCTGGTCTTTTTACGTGCCGGTGTTGGAAATTTCCAGAATGTAAAACAGATTGACAATTCCGAAAAACTAAATTTCCAGCCTAACTTAGGGTTGGGTTTTAAATATAAAGGTATTCAGGTTGATTATGCCTTAACAGACATTGGCGACCAGAGTGCCGCACTTTATTCGAATATTTTTTCTTTAAAAGTTGATTTAGGGATTTTTAGCAGATAA
- a CDS encoding CDP-alcohol phosphatidyltransferase family protein, with product MSIKKHIPNVITLLNLSAGIFALIHAFNGNYNEAFSCVCVGIFFDFWDGFFARLLKVQSALGLQLDSLADMVTSGVVPGVVMYKMLADIQENQPDYNLTQETFYMGIVPYLGFLITLGSCYRLAKFNIDTRQTDSFIGLPTPANALLIMSLPMILFDNQFEALSNLLSNPYVLVGISIFSAYILNAEIPLFSLKVKYLNWANNKTQILFMIISALFLIFFQYLGIPMIILFYVLLSVITNKMEKKVA from the coding sequence ATGTCAATAAAGAAGCACATTCCAAATGTTATTACCCTTTTAAATCTTTCTGCCGGTATTTTTGCTTTAATACATGCCTTTAACGGTAATTATAATGAAGCATTTTCGTGTGTTTGTGTAGGGATATTTTTTGATTTTTGGGATGGATTTTTTGCCCGTCTGCTAAAAGTACAAAGTGCACTGGGATTACAGCTGGATTCTTTGGCCGATATGGTGACCAGCGGAGTAGTGCCGGGTGTGGTAATGTATAAAATGCTGGCAGATATCCAGGAAAACCAACCGGATTATAACCTGACGCAGGAAACTTTTTATATGGGAATTGTTCCCTATTTAGGATTTTTAATAACCTTAGGATCTTGCTACCGGTTAGCAAAATTCAATATCGATACCCGTCAGACGGATTCTTTTATCGGATTGCCAACGCCGGCAAATGCCTTGTTAATCATGAGTTTGCCAATGATATTGTTCGATAACCAATTTGAGGCATTGTCTAATTTATTGAGCAATCCTTATGTATTGGTAGGAATCAGTATTTTCAGTGCTTATATCTTAAATGCTGAAATTCCGTTGTTTTCACTAAAAGTGAAATACTTAAACTGGGCAAATAATAAAACACAGATCTTATTCATGATCATTTCGGCATTGTTCCTGATATTCTTCCAATACCTGGGAATTCCGATGATCATACTGTTTTATGTATTGCTTTCTGTGATTACAAACAAAATGGAAAAGAAAGTAGCATAA
- a CDS encoding glycoside hydrolase family 25 protein yields MKRRPAPKKKTATPRNYKTKSKQKGKIPVGKIILYCSAIAVVITIMAAAYQYRNGFLYYLGFKTDKTVGKLSTEERKIADVRIFEVLSRHDTRLVGFDVSEYQEKIDWKAIDKIDGEFPLSFVFIRATAGNDRVDSRFDENWKAAKNHDFVRGAYHYYRPNENSLEQAELFIKTVKLHKGDFPPVLDIEELPKNQSVDSLKTGLKRWLKKVERHYGVKPIIYSGESYYNDFLKEEFKGYTFWIANYNFFVENIKDEWLIWQFTEKAEIPGIKGLVDINVFNGNRKDLKNSTLRK; encoded by the coding sequence ATGAAGCGACGTCCGGCTCCAAAGAAAAAAACGGCAACTCCGCGGAATTACAAAACAAAATCAAAACAGAAAGGTAAAATTCCCGTTGGGAAAATCATACTGTACTGTTCGGCTATTGCCGTTGTAATTACCATTATGGCTGCGGCATATCAGTATCGCAATGGCTTTTTGTATTACCTGGGCTTTAAAACCGATAAAACAGTTGGCAAGCTAAGTACAGAAGAGCGGAAAATAGCCGACGTACGCATTTTTGAAGTATTGAGCCGCCACGATACCCGGTTGGTTGGTTTTGATGTTTCGGAATATCAGGAAAAAATCGACTGGAAGGCCATTGACAAAATAGACGGGGAATTTCCGCTTAGTTTTGTATTCATCCGTGCTACGGCAGGAAATGACCGGGTTGATTCCCGATTTGATGAAAACTGGAAAGCCGCTAAAAACCACGATTTCGTAAGAGGGGCGTATCATTATTACCGTCCAAATGAAAATTCATTAGAACAGGCAGAACTGTTTATTAAAACGGTTAAACTCCATAAAGGCGATTTTCCTCCGGTTCTGGATATAGAAGAATTACCTAAAAACCAGTCGGTAGATAGTTTGAAGACCGGTTTGAAACGCTGGTTGAAAAAAGTTGAAAGACATTATGGTGTAAAACCGATAATTTATTCCGGCGAAAGCTATTATAATGACTTCTTAAAAGAAGAATTTAAAGGCTATACCTTCTGGATTGCAAACTATAATTTCTTTGTAGAGAATATAAAAGACGAGTGGCTGATCTGGCAGTTTACCGAAAAGGCCGAAATTCCCGGTATTAAAGGACTGGTCGATATTAATGTCTTTAACGGAAATAGAAAAGATCTGAAAAATAGCACACTCCGGAAATAA
- the lptB gene encoding LPS export ABC transporter ATP-binding protein codes for MKLRAENLVKTYKGRSVVKGVSVEVNQGEIVGLLGPNGAGKTTSFYMIVGLVKPNSGNIYLDDMTITDFPMYKRAQNGIGYLAQEASVFRKLSIEDNILSVLQLTTLTKKEQEAKMESLIEEFSLQHIRTNRGDLLSGGERRRTEIARALATDPKFILLDEPFAGVDPVAVEDIQRIVAQLKNKNIGILITDHNVQETLAITDKTYLMFEGGILKAGIPEELAEDEMVRKVYLGQNFELRKKKLEF; via the coding sequence ATGAAATTAAGAGCTGAAAATTTAGTAAAAACCTATAAAGGAAGAAGTGTTGTAAAAGGCGTTTCCGTTGAAGTAAATCAAGGGGAAATTGTCGGGCTTTTAGGGCCGAACGGCGCCGGAAAAACTACTTCTTTTTATATGATTGTAGGCTTGGTAAAACCCAATAGCGGAAACATTTATCTGGATGACATGACCATTACCGATTTCCCGATGTACAAGCGGGCGCAAAACGGTATCGGATATCTGGCTCAGGAGGCTTCGGTTTTCAGAAAGCTAAGTATCGAAGACAACATTCTGAGTGTACTGCAGCTGACAACGTTAACCAAAAAAGAACAGGAAGCTAAAATGGAATCTTTAATTGAAGAGTTCAGCCTACAGCATATCCGCACCAACAGAGGGGATTTACTTTCCGGAGGAGAAAGACGTAGAACGGAAATTGCCCGCGCACTGGCAACCGATCCTAAATTCATTCTTCTGGATGAGCCTTTTGCCGGAGTTGACCCGGTAGCGGTGGAGGATATTCAGCGTATTGTAGCGCAGTTAAAAAATAAAAACATCGGAATCCTGATTACCGATCACAACGTTCAAGAAACCCTTGCTATTACCGACAAAACCTACCTGATGTTTGAAGGCGGTATTCTTAAAGCCGGTATTCCGGAAGAACTGGCCGAAGACGAAATGGTACGTAAAGTATATCTGGGACAAAACTTTGAGCTGAGAAAGAAAAAATTAGAATTTTAA
- a CDS encoding carboxymuconolactone decarboxylase family protein has translation MADLVQEFNDYRSKMNDKLLNDNNKIIKRIFNLDTNAYMEGALDVKTKELLGLVASAVLRCDDCIKYHLETSYKNGITKEEMMEAMGIATLVGGTIVIPHLRRAYEFWEALENN, from the coding sequence ATGGCTGATTTAGTACAGGAATTTAACGATTATCGTTCCAAGATGAATGATAAGCTTCTGAATGATAATAACAAAATCATCAAACGTATTTTCAACTTAGACACCAATGCCTATATGGAAGGCGCGCTGGATGTTAAAACCAAAGAGCTTTTAGGTTTGGTTGCTTCTGCTGTTTTACGTTGTGACGACTGTATCAAATACCATTTGGAAACATCCTATAAAAACGGCATTACCAAGGAAGAAATGATGGAAGCCATGGGAATTGCAACGCTTGTGGGCGGAACAATTGTGATTCCTCATTTGCGCAGAGCGTATGAATTCTGGGAAGCTTTAGAAAATAATTAA
- the tatC gene encoding twin-arginine translocase subunit TatC, with amino-acid sequence MAKKTMKEMSFLDHLEEFRWVLIRSTLAIVIGGCVAYYYSDFIFDTIIFGPKDGNFVTYRFFCEIAQKYDLDRSFCMTELPFELQNRTMEGQFAMLIWTSITAGFILAFPFILWELWKFISPALYEKEKKNARYFIFISSLLFFMGVLFGYFIITPMSINFLSNLTVSKYVINSIDIQSYIGLVKSTSLSTGLVFELPIVIYFLSRLGIVSPSFLRTYRKYAYVIILIIAAIVTPPDVISQIIVTIPLVILYEVSIFISKFVTRKEELKNT; translated from the coding sequence ATGGCTAAAAAAACCATGAAAGAAATGTCGTTTCTGGACCACCTGGAAGAATTCAGATGGGTTCTGATACGAAGCACACTGGCAATTGTTATTGGCGGATGTGTCGCTTACTATTACAGTGATTTTATTTTTGATACTATAATCTTCGGACCAAAAGACGGTAACTTTGTAACCTATCGCTTCTTTTGCGAAATAGCACAGAAATATGACCTGGACAGAAGTTTCTGTATGACAGAGCTTCCTTTTGAGCTTCAGAACCGTACCATGGAAGGGCAGTTTGCCATGCTTATCTGGACTTCTATTACCGCCGGATTTATACTGGCATTCCCTTTTATCCTTTGGGAATTATGGAAATTTATAAGTCCTGCGCTGTATGAAAAAGAGAAGAAAAATGCCCGTTATTTTATCTTTATCTCTTCGTTATTGTTTTTCATGGGTGTATTGTTCGGGTATTTTATCATTACCCCGATGTCCATCAATTTCCTTTCCAATCTTACGGTCAGTAAATATGTTATCAACTCCATTGATATACAGTCGTATATCGGCCTGGTAAAATCCACTTCGTTATCAACAGGACTGGTTTTTGAATTGCCTATCGTTATTTACTTTTTATCCCGTTTGGGAATTGTATCACCGAGTTTCCTGAGAACGTACCGAAAATACGCTTACGTTATTATCCTGATCATCGCTGCAATTGTAACGCCGCCTGACGTTATCAGTCAGATTATCGTTACGATTCCACTGGTAATTCTATATGAAGTGAGTATTTTCATTTCCAAATTTGTAACCCGAAAAGAAGAACTAAAAAACACATAA
- a CDS encoding KpsF/GutQ family sugar-phosphate isomerase — protein sequence MSNIESILATAKKTIQSESESIANLVNYLNDDFAAAVNTIYQSKGRLVVTGIGKSAIIATKIVATLNSTGTPSLFLHAAEAIHGDLGMVQPDDVIICISKSGNSPEIKVLVPLLKRFGNILIGMTASETSFLAKESHYVLNAYVEAEACPNNLAPTNSTTAQLVLGDALAVCLMELRNFKSEDFAKYHPGGALGKKLLLRVQDMLDNTHKPQVSPDASIKTVIMEISEKRLGVTAVVENEKITGIITDGDIRRMLNNRDTFSDLTAKDIMTKNPKTVKPTDMVVDAFNIMENNSITQLVVADEGAYIGIIHIHDILKEGII from the coding sequence TTGAGTAACATTGAAAGCATTTTGGCTACTGCCAAAAAAACAATACAGTCTGAAAGTGAGAGCATTGCAAATCTTGTAAATTACCTTAACGATGATTTTGCAGCAGCCGTAAATACAATCTATCAAAGCAAAGGCCGCCTTGTTGTAACAGGGATAGGAAAAAGCGCTATTATCGCTACAAAAATCGTGGCAACGTTAAATTCTACCGGTACTCCTTCCTTATTTCTTCATGCTGCCGAAGCCATCCACGGTGACCTTGGAATGGTACAGCCTGACGATGTTATCATCTGTATTTCCAAAAGCGGCAACAGTCCCGAAATCAAGGTTCTGGTTCCACTCTTAAAACGCTTCGGAAATATCCTTATCGGAATGACTGCCAGCGAAACCTCTTTTCTGGCAAAAGAATCCCATTATGTATTAAATGCTTATGTGGAAGCAGAAGCCTGCCCGAACAACCTTGCCCCTACAAACAGTACTACGGCACAGTTGGTTTTGGGTGATGCCTTAGCTGTTTGCCTGATGGAGCTTCGCAATTTCAAAAGTGAAGATTTCGCCAAATACCATCCCGGTGGTGCTTTGGGCAAAAAATTACTATTACGCGTTCAGGACATGCTGGACAATACCCATAAACCACAAGTGAGCCCGGATGCCAGCATCAAAACGGTTATCATGGAAATTTCCGAGAAACGCCTGGGTGTTACCGCAGTGGTGGAAAATGAAAAAATCACCGGAATTATCACTGACGGGGACATCAGAAGAATGCTGAACAACCGTGATACTTTCAGTGACCTGACCGCTAAGGATATTATGACTAAAAACCCTAAAACGGTTAAACCAACCGATATGGTTGTGGATGCTTTCAACATCATGGAAAACAATTCCATTACGCAGTTAGTCGTTGCCGATGAAGGCGCCTACATTGGCATTATCCACATTCATGACATTTTAAAAGAAGGAATTATATAA